DNA sequence from the Betaproteobacteria bacterium genome:
CGGCAGCTCCGAAGGTACGGTCAAAGTCCACATGAACCGCATCTTCACCAAACTCAAGTTGCGAAGCCGCTGCGAGGCCATAGCGTTTTATCTTCAACTCAATAATGTCGATCCCGAGGAGCTTCGCCGCGCGCAGACCGGCCACATGGACATGAAATGGCTGCTCTCGACCATGACTCATGAGCGCCACCCCAAAGGAACCGTGTTGTTTCGCCATGGCGACGTGGGGGACAAGATCTATATGTGCAGCGTGGCATTGTCGCTCTAAAGGAGATTGGCGTGGATATGGCACCGCATGCGCTATTTGGAGAAATCGGCGTATTCGCCCCGGAACACCGGCGCACCTGCACGGCATTTTGCAAGACCGCCGTGGACTTGTTCACGCTCACTTTCGACGAAGTGCGGCGCTGCTATTTTCTCAATCCTCAGTTCGCCTTCTACATCATGTATCTCATCACCCAGCGCCTGATGGCGGACCGCGAGCGGGTTCGCACGGGGGCTCGATAGGGTTCTCCCGCCGGTGCATTCACTCCAATAGACCATGGCGATCCGAGGGGGGGATTGGCTGGCATCGGCGCCCAGAGCGCTGGTCCTCATTTATGGGGGACTGTGCCTTACCCTTGCCGGCGTCATTCTTCAGACCGCCGACTTTGGACAAGAGCTAGGCCGGGATTTCGGCTTGAGGCTTCTGTTTCGATTGCGTGGCACGCTGCCGCCCCCGGATCGCGTGTCCGTGGTGTCCATCAACGATTCCGCGGCCCAGCGCATGGGTCTCCCCGCGGCTATTGGCCCGTACCAACGTTGCGAGGATCTGAAAATTGGCGCACTTCCCCCGGCCCACCGGCAGCTGCCGCCCGCCTCGCGCGTCGCCGATTGGCCCCGGTGCGTCCACGCCAGGCTGGTGGATGCGCTCCATGCGATGGGAGCCAGCACCATCGTATTCGACCTTACCTTTCGCGAGCGAGATCCATTCGTGGTGGATGGCGAGGATGTTCGCGCCACGCAAGATGAGCAATTGGCCGGCGCCATGCGCCAAGCGAAGAATGTCTTCCTGGCCACCAAAGTCTATGAGACTCTTGACCAGGCCAACCCACAACTGTCGTCCGGCTTATCGAACATCAACGCGGCGACGCTGACACAAGCGATCCGCCGGGAGGCCCTCGGGATTGGGCCTTATCATATCGCCGATGTGAAGCCGCCCTATGGGCGCGTGTACCTCTACAGTAAGCCGGATACGCCGCGCCCAAGCGTATTGGTACTGGCCATGCTGTTTCAATTGAGGCAGGCCTATCCGGACGTCCTGCGCGAGATTTCTGGTGGAACGTCCCCCGCCTGGGGCCTTCCCGCCACCCAGGCGGAGTTGTTCGTTCCGGGCGAATTGGAGGCCACGACGCTCCAATTACGGCAACTGCTTCGCTCGCCAGGCAATGGCGTCCCCAGGTACGGGCGGACAACAAAAAGTGCGGAGAGTGCGGCCCAGCGTTGGATTTCCACCCTCGCTTCGGAACCGGTCATCCAGACGAATTTCTACGGCCCGCCAGGAACGCTGGATACCCTCAGCTACGAGGACCTTTTACTACCTGCCGCCTCGGAGGCAATGAAGAAGAAAATTAAAGGACGAGCGGTATTTATCGGTTACTCGGAATCTGCCCGGCCCGAGCAGCTCGATCACTTCGAATCCTACTTCGCACGCGGCGACGGCGTGCATTTCAGCGGCGTGGAATTGGCCGCCACGGTGTTCGCCAATCTGCTGGACGGTTCGCAACTGCGGCGGGCTCCCACCGCCTTGGCGTTGTTCATCGTCGCGCTGCTCGCCTTTGTCCCGCTGGGGATTAGCTTGTACTGGCCCACGGCCATGGGATTCCTCGCCGCGGCGGGTACGGGTGCCGTGTATCTCGTTGCAGCGCTGGTTTTGTTTAGAGCCCACAATAGTTGGCTTCCCATCGTAATTCCCTTGGGCATCGTAGAACAGCAGCCCTATTCGCCCATCGCTTGCGTGATGAAAAAGCACGCGAATTACTGGGTCGACTCCTTGAGGATCAAGACATAATGGCACCTCTAATAATTCAGCATTCTAGAGTAGTGCGTATGGAATCGAATACCGTTCTTGCTGGAAGCGCATAGGTGTACGCATCCTTCAACGTGATGGTGCCTGTGGCGGATCCGCTGTCCAGCAGATTCAGGCCCACCGGCACCGACTGAACGGGAATTGCCACGCTCAATCCCATGCTTCGGCTTACGGAGAATCCGTATGAGGGGAATGCCGCCAGGGGAGCGTTATCGAAATTAGGCTGTTGCGTTCCTTGTCCATCCGGAAACTGCCAATGCCTGGGTGGTGCATTCTTTCCATCTTCCACGTGAGGCCAGCCACGATAGAAATCGGAGTAGCCCTCAATAGACAAACGGGCAAGATGGTTTTCCAGTGGCAGGAAACCCTTGTCCGTGTAGATACGGACTTGATCCTCCACTGGCGTTTGCACGAGGAAGACATCGCCGGGTTGCAAATCTTCCGTAAGCGGATAGACAGGAATGATCTGGCTCGCCCGAATCGAGAGTGACCAGTCCTTGGCCACTCGCGCCAGTTGGTCCGTAACCAACCGCTCCGTAGCACACGCGCCCAGCATGCAGGCGAGGCCCATGACGATCAACGTTTTCACCGGCAACGTCCCCTCTTACAAATCGACGATCCGCCAAGAATACCTCCAGGCCGTTTCGAAATCCATCTATCCTTCGATAGACAGACCACGCGCAAATGTCTCTTATGAGGCCGCGCTGCTACTCGGTAACCCTGCTCTTCCTTACTTCTTTGAGGACCCAGCCTCCGTCGCCCACAACATGCGAAGCTTCGCGTAGCGGTAGTAGGTGCCTTCCGCGCTGGATACGGCCAGCATGAAGCCGTGGCGGCCGTCCAGAAATCCTGCTCGCAAAAAGTACGTTCGGATGAACGCCCACAGGCCGCGCAAGACGGCCGAGCGCAGTCCGGCACGCTTACCCTGGGCGTGGAGCATCTTGGCGCTGGCGGTGGAGTAACGGTCCATCTTGTCCAGTACGTCTTCCAGGTCGGTGAAGCTCTCGTGCATCAAGGGTTCGCGCAGTGCGCCTATCGTACCGCTCACGTTCATGTTCTCGTGCACTAGCAAATCGGTGAAGCGCGCGTGGCCGCGTTTGAACAGACGGATCACACGGTCGGGCCACCAGCCGGAATGGCGGATGTAACGGCCGCAAAAACTGGACAGACGCGGTATGCGAAACGCCACCTCGTTACCGGGCGACGCGACGGCTCTCTGGATTTCATCGCGAAGTTTGTCGCTTACCCATTCATCCGCGTCAAGGCAAAGCACCCAATCGCTCGTGGCCAAATCGAGTGCCCGATTCTTTTGCGGGCCGAAGCCTGGCCAATCCTCGCTGACATGAACCTTGGCGGTGTACCGGCGGCAGATTTCCACGGTGCGGTCGGTGCTGCCGGAATCGAGCACGACAATTTCACTGGCCCACTTGACGGACTCAAGGCAGCGGCCAATGGCGGCTTCTTCGTTCTTGGTGATGACGATGACCGAAATGCTCACGCGCGCGGATTGGAGAGAATGGAGCGAATTGGGAAAACCACGATACTGCTTTGCCGCGAAGTGTGCCCGGGTTCACACGCCCTTCGATCGTTCGACAAGCTCACGATCAGGGCGAACGTGCTTCTACGAACAGCACGAAAATTGGGCGGCGGGCTCGGATGTTATCAGTGAAATCCCCCTGGCCGGTGCAACCAGCAGGGACGCGGGGACTTCAAACCAACGATAGGCGCCCGCGCCCCGCCGGCGAGGGCGCCGCACTACGTCAGCTTTTCTTGGCCGTGGCGGGTTTTCCCTTGGCCTTATGCGCCGGCTCGTCCTTGGACGCGGAGGCCGCGGAGTGCTCTGCCTTTTTCACATTGAAAGCGCTGCGTTCTTTCAATGTGATCATCCCATCCTTGTTGCCGTCCACGGCGGCGAAGTTCTTGGCGAGATCCGGCGTAAAGCCTTGCGACGCTTCGGCTTGCGAAAGCTTGCCATCGCCGTTGGCATCGGCGTGCTTGAAACGCTCGACGAATGGCTTATTTTTCCACTGGGCGATTTCTCCCTAGCTGGAGGTAGCGTGAGTCTTCGCCGCCGGTTTGTCCTTGGCCTGCTTTGCTGGCTCGGCGGCGAGCGTGGCTTGCGATGCGCTAAAGACCCCCACGGACAGGGCGAGGATGAGTGCGTTACGGATCATAGTGCTCCTTTCGGCTGGTTAGGCCACCAGCGAATACTGGCCGCCGGGAGCTATATCGGCACCCCGCTCACAACCTCTAGGCTGCAATATCACGTTATGCGCGGTGCCCGCCAAGAGTTCCCCCGCTAATCGGGGAGCGTTCAAGATTTGCTAGCCAAGCGCTCGCAGCCTGGCACTCACCGCTGACTCGCCGCCTCGGTTGTCGTGATGCTATCCAAGATCTCGGAGATCTCTGCATCCATTTCTTGCGAAGGAGCTCCAGGACTCATCAATTCAAACGAATAATAACGATGCGCGCCGTACCCGAGCTGCGCCCAGTAGGTCCGTTGCGGGCCGCCATTGTGGCCGGGCACTTCCACGCGAAAACGCACCCAGCGCACCGGGCCGGCTGAGAACAACTTGCTCCAGCTCAGCTTCACAGGGCGCCTGGCGTCCCCGGAGAAAATAGCCATCATCCTGGCTGCGGAATCTTTCAAGGGATACTCGCGCTCGTACTCCAGGGAAGGTAACCGTACAGTGGCTGTTAGCTGCGCATCGCTTCTGGCATGACGATAAACGCTAAATAACATGCCCGCGATCTGCTCGTCCATGGCGCCAGTTGTCCATTCGCTTCCAAGACGCAGTCGATAGGCCCCGAAACCTCCGTGAAACACCCAGAGCCGCTTATCGTTCGGATCCCTTCGCGCCAACCGCGTGACGGTGGCGGAACTGGTCGTGCGAAGATCCATTTCCAGCAATGGCGGTGCATCCGCCGGCACGCCGCGCTCGCGCGCCGTGAGATCAATGTGGCCTTCTGCTTCCAACGTGCTGTACATCCCGGTTGCCGCATCCACCTGCGACCTCATGCTCCAGGATGCCTGCCGTGAATCGATCACCCAACCCTCTTTCCGCGGCACCATTTCCACCGACCCGGAAAGAGACACTTGTCCGTCCTCACCCGGCTCGGCGTCAAGAGCCAAGGTACGCGACAAGGTCATTTTCAGGCCCGCAATCTCGAACTCGTGGCGATCGGACCAGCTATCTCCGGGACGCACCGGCCGCGCCGGATAGGGTAAAAGCAGGCTCAGCGTCATGGTCTTGCCGATCGTATCTTCACCGAAAAACGATTCAATCATGGCATCCTGGCGAGCGCGCACGTCAAACGGCACCACGCGCCTGCTCATTTCACTACGATATTGATCCATGATCGCTTCCATGCCCCGCACCGCAAGCAACTCACCATGAGGCGAGACTACGAGAATGAAAGAGCGGCCGGCTATCGAACGGTTAAGGGTGTCCCGGGCCCACTCAAGCATGGTGAGCATCTCGCCGGCTCCCGCGGATTGCGTGCCTGGCGCCTTTAGTACAGGATTGCTCGCCAAGATATCTTGCCTGGTATCAAGTACGAATCTCGCCCCGGGATTGACCACCTCCTAGGCCCCGAAGTTGGTTACGGATGCCATGACCTCCCTGCCCAACGTGAACTCGGCCTGGATAAAGGCATAGCTTGCGGCGATGACCGTATTTCCTTCAGTATCTGGGTCTTGAATTCTCCAGTCGATGCCTATGGTTTTTGCGATGATCGTCTGTTGTGTTGGCGCCAACCCCGCCAAGAATCCTTCCAGCACTGGATCCTCGGACGCCATGCGCGCGGTACGGTCCAGCTTGGTATCAGTCTCACTCTCGGACAATGTAATACGTAAGAAGTCGCCCGCGACAGGGGCAAAACGCAACCGCACGGCAGACGATTGCTCAAGCCCGGCGGACTGCGCAAGGACGAAAGAGGGGCACAGAAGAAGGAGAAGCAGGACGAATGATTTCATGGAGTAACGCCCAGAGAACGGCGAAACCTTCTGACAGCGGGTAAATCGGGGGAGATTCGCTCCGCCAGGGCGAGATAATGACGGGCTGCCTCGTCGCGCTTAGCGTTGTGAGCCCAATCCACTAATAGCAGTAGAAGGCCGGGGTTGGACGGTGCGAGATTCAACGCCTGCCGGACAAACTCATCCGCGGCTGGCAAATCATCGGCGCCCAACGCAAGGATTGCGTGAACCGTCAATGCCCTGATGCGCGAGAGCGGGTCGGCGCCCGGATTGGCCAGCACCTCGGCGGCATATTGCCGCGAAGCGGCGAGATGTGTCTCAGCGTCCCCGAGCACTGCGATGCCTAGCTCCGCCAAGGCCAGTGCCGCTTTAATGGCCGGGATATCCGCCTCCGCCTTCATCTGCGAGCGCGCCTTCCCCACCAACTTTTTCCCCCTTACCACCCAACCTTGGGAGATCTCCAGTAATCCAAGACCCACGTTGGCCGGCACCGAGAGTGGATCGAGTTGCAAGGCCTGCCTATACGCGGCGCGGGCCTCGGGGATTCGTTCCAAAGCACCCAGTGCTTCGGCTTTGAGGAGATGCGCGCGCGTATTATCCGGCATCACGCGAACGGCGACCTCGATATCGGACAGAGCCGCGTTTGCATCGCCCATCAAATAGTGCGCATGAAACCTCAGGACCGAGGCGAGCACCGCTGTGCGAGGATCGCTCGGATCCAGTTCCAGCGCGCGGCCCGCGTTTGCGAGCGCCGGTTCATAATCTTTCTCGTGTAGATTGATCATCGCCCGCAGGCACCATGGTTCCGGATCCAATGGATCCGCTTCAATCAGTTTTTGTAGTTCGCCCGCGGCCTTCCCGATGTTCCCGCGGCGCAGCAGAGCCAATATGGTGGCGACGTCCATCGTGCTCGCCTGCCTGCGCGTTGCGGCCGGCAGCACAAGGCTTTGGCCGGTCAACGGGCGCGCGATGGCATTTGCTTGGTCGCGCGCGGCGAGGCGAATATCCTCCGGCTGGTCCGCCACGAGCCACGCGCGCGCGTTGGCGGCGGTACGTAGGTGAACGCCGCCCCTCAAGTAGTAGGCGCCGCCCCTTGCCTAATCCTTCATTACCACCGCTTCAACCCCCTTGTAGGACACCGGCAACTTGGCCTTTGTGTAAGGCAAGGCCGCCAAGCGCGCGAACCACTGCGAGTTGGCATCCAGCTTGCGCCAAGTCTTGGCCATCAGCACCACATCGAACAATCCATGCAGACGCTGGAACTCCGGGTGCGTGGATGCCAGTTCGGGCAGGGCCTTGGTCAATCCAGCCGCCCACTGGTCGGCGATCGCATCGACATCTCCCGTGCCAAGCAGACCGTCTTGCGATATCACCATTTGCTCGGAGAGCACTTGCACGCCGGTCTTGAAAAGTACCAAGGCGCCGTCCGGAGAGATCTCGATGTCGCCGGTTTCCAATGGAGCCGGATAGAACCAAAACCGATTGGCAACATCAGCGGTGTTGCCTTGCTCCAGCGCATGGCGCATCAGATCCAGATAACTCTTGTAGCCCGGGGATGTGGCCGAGCCGAGGCCAGCCATCAAGCGCTTCATCGTGTAATCGGCCTCGACCATGGTTCGCGCAAAGCCTGAGTCCGCCGGCACGCCACTCACGCGCACATACTGGTCGCCACCGAGATCGGCCGGATCGGGATCAAGACTGCAAAACGGGGTGGCATCGTCTTTCCACACGGCGCGCACCCCAACGATCAGATCGTCTATGGTCAATGCGGGTGCGCCAGGAATAGTTTCGCCGATCAGCAACACATCGTCGCGCGCCTGGTCAAGCAGATATCCTGTGATGCGCGCGATTCCACCCGGCGCGCGTACCGGTGCGGGAAGGTCGTTCCAGTTTCGAACGTAGGACTCCGCCGCTGTAACAAGGGCTCGTAGCGATACGAGCGTCACGTCGGTGGCTATACGCCTCGGCCTATCTTGCCGGTAAACCGCTTTCAATGTCTTAATGTAGTCTCGCACCAACGCCGCGCGCGTCTCCGAATCGCGGGTCCTCTCCAATTCGTTCGCCAAGCGGTTGAACCCATCGCGGCTCCGGGACTTTCCGCCTTTTTGCAGCATCTGCGCGAGTAGATGGTCGTTGAAATGAATTCTGACGCCCTTTGGAAGCTCTTCCTTTAGCCCTTGGCGAACGGAGGCAACGGCCTTTTGGCGAGCCCACAATGAGACATCGTTAGTGATTGCGGCGGCAAGTAGAATTGGGTTGGCCTGTATGGTGACCGCATTGGCCGCCTGCATTGCCGGCCCGGCGGAGAATTCGGCGAAACGCGGGGCAAATTGGAGAAAACGGTGAGCATAGGTTTCTGGATTAATTTTCAGTTTGACACTGCCGGCCTCGTCCGGCCCAGGCATGGCACCCTGTGCGATTCTGTAGAGTTTCGTGAGATTTATTTCCGTGCTGTAGGACACTGGTACGGGCGCGGTGCTGTCGAATTTTCCCTGTAGTTCGGCGAAAGCCCGCTCGATTCCAAAACCCACTTCGTAGCCCAATCCGCTTCGCTCCGAGGAGGTGAGCGCCACGGAAAACCTTTGCCCATTGGAGAACTCAATCTTCGCGCTGCTGGCGCTTTGCATGCCCTCGTCGCTAAATTCGCCCTTGTATTTGAAACCCGCTCGGGGGGAGAGTGCTGTTTCCGGTGTTTGCACACCCACCTGTACTTCGAACTTCGAAGGCCCCGTCCACGACATGGAAAACGT
Encoded proteins:
- a CDS encoding CHASE2 domain-containing protein is translated as MAIRGGDWLASAPRALVLIYGGLCLTLAGVILQTADFGQELGRDFGLRLLFRLRGTLPPPDRVSVVSINDSAAQRMGLPAAIGPYQRCEDLKIGALPPAHRQLPPASRVADWPRCVHARLVDALHAMGASTIVFDLTFRERDPFVVDGEDVRATQDEQLAGAMRQAKNVFLATKVYETLDQANPQLSSGLSNINAATLTQAIRREALGIGPYHIADVKPPYGRVYLYSKPDTPRPSVLVLAMLFQLRQAYPDVLREISGGTSPAWGLPATQAELFVPGELEATTLQLRQLLRSPGNGVPRYGRTTKSAESAAQRWISTLASEPVIQTNFYGPPGTLDTLSYEDLLLPAASEAMKKKIKGRAVFIGYSESARPEQLDHFESYFARGDGVHFSGVELAATVFANLLDGSQLRRAPTALALFIVALLAFVPLGISLYWPTAMGFLAAAGTGAVYLVAALVLFRAHNSWLPIVIPLGIVEQQPYSPIACVMKKHANYWVDSLRIKT
- a CDS encoding DUF1598 domain-containing protein, whose protein sequence is MNHRIFYYRSWRAAALVMTLASAHVHAGTRGDASPVAGRSMALIIEPPPPPPEAAWPRVRQEQLSFAERLKEWGMTVEIERKDELAMENSPNLFTFSMSWTGPSKFEVQVGVQTPETALSPRAGFKYKGEFSDEGMQSASSAKIEFSNGQRFSVALTSSERSGLGYEVGFGIERAFAELQGKFDSTAPVPVSYSTEINLTKLYRIAQGAMPGPDEAGSVKLKINPETYAHRFLQFAPRFAEFSAGPAMQAANAVTIQANPILLAAAITNDVSLWARQKAVASVRQGLKEELPKGVRIHFNDHLLAQMLQKGGKSRSRDGFNRLANELERTRDSETRAALVRDYIKTLKAVYRQDRPRRIATDVTLVSLRALVTAAESYVRNWNDLPAPVRAPGGIARITGYLLDQARDDVLLIGETIPGAPALTIDDLIVGVRAVWKDDATPFCSLDPDPADLGGDQYVRVSGVPADSGFARTMVEADYTMKRLMAGLGSATSPGYKSYLDLMRHALEQGNTADVANRFWFYPAPLETGDIEISPDGALVLFKTGVQVLSEQMVISQDGLLGTGDVDAIADQWAAGLTKALPELASTHPEFQRLHGLFDVVLMAKTWRKLDANSQWFARLAALPYTKAKLPVSYKGVEAVVMKD
- a CDS encoding glycosyltransferase family 2 protein; this encodes MSISVIVITKNEEAAIGRCLESVKWASEIVVLDSGSTDRTVEICRRYTAKVHVSEDWPGFGPQKNRALDLATSDWVLCLDADEWVSDKLRDEIQRAVASPGNEVAFRIPRLSSFCGRYIRHSGWWPDRVIRLFKRGHARFTDLLVHENMNVSGTIGALREPLMHESFTDLEDVLDKMDRYSTASAKMLHAQGKRAGLRSAVLRGLWAFIRTYFLRAGFLDGRHGFMLAVSSAEGTYYRYAKLRMLWATEAGSSKK
- a CDS encoding tetratricopeptide repeat protein, coding for MRGGVHLRTAANARAWLVADQPEDIRLAARDQANAIARPLTGQSLVLPAATRRQASTMDVATILALLRRGNIGKAAGELQKLIEADPLDPEPWCLRAMINLHEKDYEPALANAGRALELDPSDPRTAVLASVLRFHAHYLMGDANAALSDIEVAVRVMPDNTRAHLLKAEALGALERIPEARAAYRQALQLDPLSVPANVGLGLLEISQGWVVRGKKLVGKARSQMKAEADIPAIKAALALAELGIAVLGDAETHLAASRQYAAEVLANPGADPLSRIRALTVHAILALGADDLPAADEFVRQALNLAPSNPGLLLLLVDWAHNAKRDEAARHYLALAERISPDLPAVRRFRRSLGVTP